The region CTTCTCCAGAGTCTCAGATTCTAATAGTTCCTCCgataattgtatatatcGCACCAGCTACCACTTTAGCGGAAAGTACGTTTTGTGTTTGTGGTCttttattcatttgttttaaggccgttttattatttaatttagggAGGACATCTTTGTTTCGCCTCAGGTTGTTAAGGATCCCACTCTTGGGAGGACGACCCGTTGGAAGTGCCTGAAGTGCGGACATCAGAAGGCAGTGTTCTTTCAGCTGCCTGAAAGAGTCACTGACGACGCCATGATGCTCGTTTTCGTCTGCACCAACCCCGGGTGCGGCTACTATTCTAAGCAGCTCCACGACGACGGCAAGGTTGAACTGACCAACGAGTTTGGCAACTTCGACAAGTCCAAGTTCCAGCAAATTGACCGCAAGAGGGAGAGGCCTCTCGATTTAGAGGATGTCCAGGAAAATGAGATGGAGTCGTTTTTTTAACACCTTGTCGCcgtgtattttaaagtttGTTGCCGATACCGATCTGTTATAGGCATTGAATCCCCTTAGTCCACTTGTAAACCGACTCCGCTAATATGATCGCAACTCATGAGGTTTACCTATCATGTactgtgtattttacacattaacttGAGTATTTTTCAAGCAGTTGCTCGTAGGTGTAGTTCTCCTCGGGCTTACCGGTGTCCTTGTTGACAAAATTGTGCAGCCTAGAGGTCCATAGCAAGAAGCTCTTCCTAGACTCAACATTGGGTGGTATCTGCTTATAAATGGGAACGAGGCCTTCTCTGCATATTGAGCATGGGTAGAGCCTAGCAAAGGAGTGTAGAAATCCCAAATACCTCAGCTTCGTATCTTCGTCCTGAaaattattgataaatacaGTCTGgtgttatatataatttaaggTATGGACCGTACTGGTTTTTCTGGGTATTGTGTAGCGATTGTGTGTAGAAAAAGCCACCCGGCGTTTCCCAGCTCCGTACGATCGGGAGGGTAGTTATCGAGTAATTTTGAGGACGGATCTCTATCATAACAGGAAGGATCTACACATCTTTTATAGTTATCCTCCATTAAACAAAACACTAATAACACATATAGTGAGCCCAGTAAATTATGAGGTTAGG is a window of Theileria orientalis strain Shintoku DNA, chromosome 2, complete genome DNA encoding:
- a CDS encoding DNA-directed RNA polymerase 2 subunit; protein product: MTEINFCPECNNILYAKADTRKQQLRYFCRQCDFSRVSDSNSSSDNCIYRTSYHFSGKEDIFVSPQVVKDPTLGRTTRWKCLKCGHQKAVFFQLPERVTDDAMMLVFVCTNPGCGYYSKQLHDDGKVELTNEFGNFDKSKFQQIDRKRERPLDLEDVQENEMESFF
- a CDS encoding uncharacterized protein (Erv1/Alr domain containing protein), which produces MEDNYKRCVDPSCYDRDPSSKLLDNYPPDRTELGNAGWLFLHTIATQYPEKPDEDTKLRYLGFLHSFARLYPCSICREGLVPIYKQIPPNVESRKSFLLWTSRLHNFVNKDTGKPEENYTYEQLLEKYSS